In the genome of Eggerthella sp. YY7918, one region contains:
- the pseI gene encoding pseudaminic acid synthase, translating to MKLFDIIEKGDIYFIAEMSGNHGGNIDNAMRIVRSAAESGADCLKLQTYTADTITINCDSPDFQTLPGSLWEGRTLYDLYEEAHTPWEWQAEIGEECKRLGMDFLSSVFDPTSVDFLESIDAEMYKIASPELVDIPLIRYAASKGKPMIISCGMGNLEEISDAVEACRSVGNNKIVLLKCTSEYPAIYEDMNIATMVDMKERFGCLVGLSDHSMGWAVDIAAATLGANVIEKHYCLTRKEKTVDSEFSMEPAEFKSMIRDVRLAKTAIGNVIYDRTENEAQGLAGRRSLYAVKDIAKGDVFTNENVRSIRPAHGIKPKYLDKLLGRVSSREISYGERITMEDLGLDGRYAE from the coding sequence ATGAAGCTTTTTGACATAATTGAAAAAGGGGACATCTATTTTATAGCGGAGATGTCCGGCAACCATGGCGGCAACATTGATAATGCAATGAGAATTGTACGGTCAGCTGCAGAATCGGGTGCGGACTGTTTGAAATTGCAAACCTATACTGCTGATACCATAACTATCAACTGCGATTCGCCCGATTTTCAAACTTTGCCGGGCAGTCTTTGGGAGGGTCGGACTCTCTACGACTTGTATGAAGAGGCGCATACCCCATGGGAGTGGCAGGCCGAAATCGGGGAGGAATGCAAACGGCTGGGTATGGATTTTTTATCCTCAGTCTTCGATCCCACTTCTGTCGACTTTCTTGAATCTATTGATGCGGAAATGTATAAAATTGCTTCCCCTGAACTTGTCGATATACCGTTAATTCGCTATGCCGCTTCTAAAGGCAAGCCAATGATCATATCGTGTGGCATGGGTAATTTAGAAGAAATTTCCGATGCAGTCGAGGCATGCAGATCAGTTGGTAATAATAAAATCGTTCTACTTAAATGCACGAGTGAGTATCCTGCCATCTACGAAGATATGAATATCGCAACAATGGTTGATATGAAAGAGCGTTTTGGATGCCTTGTAGGTTTATCTGATCACTCAATGGGTTGGGCAGTAGATATTGCCGCTGCAACACTTGGGGCAAACGTTATCGAAAAACATTACTGTCTAACGCGAAAGGAAAAGACAGTCGACTCGGAATTTTCAATGGAACCCGCTGAGTTTAAGTCGATGATACGCGATGTACGGCTAGCTAAGACGGCTATCGGTAACGTAATATACGATCGCACCGAGAACGAAGCCCAAGGTCTCGCCGGCCGTCGCTCTCTATATGCCGTCAAAGATATTGCAAAAGGCGATGTTTTTACCAATGAGAACGTCAGAAGCATCCGGCCTGCACACGGCATAAAGCCGAAGTATCTTGACAAACTTCTTGGTCGTGTTTCTAGCAGAGAAATCTCTTACGGTGAAAGAATTACGATGGAAGATTTGGGGTTGGATGGTCGATATGCCGAATGA
- the pseG gene encoding UDP-2,4-diacetamido-2,4,6-trideoxy-beta-L-altropyranose hydrolase: protein MQILSAKRVFIRTDANPTIASGHVMRCLAIADALHASGIQVNFVLSDANPVDIICERGYKTLVLQTNWRLVEEGIEELQARCMELSEAPVVLIDTYSVTASYVERLAQCAKVCYLGSKDDNLGNLSLLVDYSTDVDKIRYETFYSERKTKLLLGPLYAPIRTQFASAYKKRSGAIRRVLVTTGNTDPWGFIPEFLYAALESQVFDGITFAIVVGSMFNDKTKIEDIAVNNPRIELHCEVADMVRLMSTADIAVSANGTTVYEMAAIGLPVVTFAMVQEQIKSAESLGACGATAYAGAFEGTVKDIVRRVLILLKELVSYPETTLGLADRAHALVDGLGADRIAREIIAL from the coding sequence ATGCAAATTTTATCAGCTAAGAGAGTTTTCATACGCACAGATGCTAACCCAACTATAGCGTCCGGGCATGTTATGCGCTGCCTTGCCATCGCTGACGCTTTACACGCTTCTGGGATCCAGGTTAATTTTGTGCTATCAGACGCCAATCCTGTCGATATAATATGCGAGAGGGGTTACAAAACACTGGTGCTGCAAACCAATTGGAGACTGGTTGAGGAAGGCATCGAGGAACTTCAAGCGAGATGCATGGAACTATCTGAGGCTCCGGTAGTTCTTATCGACACCTACTCTGTTACTGCATCCTATGTTGAGCGCTTAGCACAATGTGCTAAAGTCTGCTACCTTGGCAGCAAGGATGATAACCTCGGAAATCTATCATTACTTGTAGATTACTCGACTGATGTGGATAAAATAAGATATGAAACATTCTATAGTGAACGCAAAACAAAACTATTACTTGGACCTTTATATGCTCCGATAAGAACTCAGTTTGCCTCAGCATACAAAAAACGTTCTGGTGCAATTCGTAGAGTGTTGGTAACAACAGGCAATACCGACCCTTGGGGGTTTATTCCTGAATTTCTTTATGCTGCGTTAGAGTCGCAAGTTTTTGATGGAATCACGTTTGCGATCGTTGTTGGCAGTATGTTTAATGACAAAACCAAAATCGAAGATATTGCTGTTAATAACCCACGTATCGAGCTGCATTGTGAGGTAGCTGACATGGTTAGACTTATGTCAACCGCAGATATCGCGGTATCCGCCAATGGTACGACAGTTTATGAAATGGCTGCAATTGGTTTACCTGTAGTTACATTCGCCATGGTTCAGGAGCAGATCAAAAGCGCTGAATCTTTGGGGGCATGCGGGGCAACCGCCTATGCCGGAGCTTTTGAGGGAACTGTGAAAGACATAGTACGCAGAGTCCTTATACTGCTTAAAGAGCTTGTTTCCTACCCTGAGACAACCCTTGGACTTGCCGATCGCGCACACGCCCTTGTTGATGGTTTGGGTGCAGATAGGATTGCCAGGGAGATCATCGCCTTATGA
- a CDS encoding GNAT family N-acetyltransferase, which yields MPNEEKKIKIRSIKEGDLRRTFTWVSQPWYLEEFAGRKKPTWESHMAFFTALESDHTQLYFAVEYDKVHIGNAGLKYITDNSCECWYYIGDINYRGMGLSSRIVELLSEYAYKELKIDSIKARILETNLPSIGAVKANGFTEVAEPCSPFKGQKMLLFEKRYSKTQN from the coding sequence ATGCCGAATGAGGAGAAGAAAATCAAAATTCGCAGTATAAAAGAGGGTGATCTGCGTCGTACGTTTACGTGGGTGTCACAGCCTTGGTATCTGGAGGAATTTGCAGGACGGAAAAAGCCAACTTGGGAAAGCCATATGGCTTTCTTTACGGCGCTTGAATCCGATCATACTCAGCTGTATTTCGCAGTTGAGTATGATAAAGTACATATTGGAAACGCTGGCCTAAAGTATATCACCGATAATTCATGCGAATGTTGGTACTATATTGGGGATATTAACTATAGAGGGATGGGGCTTTCCTCACGTATTGTGGAATTACTTTCGGAATACGCGTATAAAGAATTAAAAATTGACAGTATAAAAGCAAGGATTCTAGAAACAAATTTACCGAGTATTGGTGCCGTTAAAGCCAACGGTTTTACCGAAGTAGCTGAACCCTGTAGTCCTTTTAAGGGACAGAAAATGCTTCTGTTTGAAAAACGGTATTCTAAAACTCAAAATTGA
- the pseB gene encoding UDP-N-acetylglucosamine 4,6-dehydratase (inverting), translated as MLDNKTILVTGGTGSFGNAFTQFILENYSPKKIIIYSRDEYKQFVMRNKFIKLGKEIDADYDSKLRFFIGDVRDEARLRRALKDVDYIIHAAALKQVPACEYNPMEAVKTNIDGAMNIVNAALDSGVEKVVALSTDKAVNPVNLYGGTKLVSDKLFIAANAYRGQSGTTFSVVRYGNVAGSRGSVIPFFDNLIKGGATELPITDFRMTRFWISLEEGIQLVVKALHEAQGGETFISKIPSFKVTDLATAMAPNAKQIEVGIREGEKLHECMVPAADSMTTYEYEKNFIIYPHMEWCDLSKIDLGDGKKVESGFVYDSGINTEWLSVEELRDLVSNMTIKY; from the coding sequence ATGCTAGATAATAAGACTATTTTAGTAACTGGCGGAACGGGATCTTTTGGCAATGCGTTTACGCAATTCATTTTAGAGAATTATAGCCCCAAGAAAATCATCATATACTCGAGAGACGAATATAAACAGTTCGTCATGCGCAATAAGTTTATTAAATTGGGTAAAGAAATTGACGCAGATTATGATTCCAAACTGCGGTTCTTCATTGGTGATGTTCGTGATGAAGCTCGATTGCGACGCGCGCTTAAAGATGTCGACTACATAATCCACGCCGCTGCGCTTAAGCAAGTTCCAGCTTGTGAATATAATCCCATGGAGGCCGTTAAGACCAATATTGACGGTGCCATGAATATAGTCAATGCTGCGCTGGATTCGGGTGTAGAAAAGGTCGTTGCGCTTTCTACGGACAAAGCTGTGAATCCGGTTAATTTGTATGGCGGAACCAAACTTGTTTCAGACAAGCTGTTTATTGCGGCAAATGCCTATCGTGGGCAATCTGGAACAACATTTTCTGTGGTGCGATATGGTAATGTCGCGGGGTCGCGCGGGTCGGTAATTCCATTTTTTGATAACTTAATTAAAGGTGGAGCAACTGAATTGCCTATCACTGACTTTCGTATGACTCGTTTCTGGATTTCTCTTGAGGAGGGTATTCAGCTAGTCGTTAAGGCTCTCCACGAGGCTCAAGGTGGAGAAACTTTTATTTCCAAAATCCCATCTTTTAAAGTTACCGACTTAGCAACTGCTATGGCGCCGAATGCAAAACAAATCGAAGTCGGTATTCGTGAGGGTGAAAAGTTACATGAATGTATGGTTCCGGCGGCCGACAGTATGACTACATACGAGTATGAGAAGAATTTTATTATCTATCCTCATATGGAATGGTGCGATCTGTCCAAGATAGATCTCGGGGATGGTAAGAAGGTTGAATCGGGCTTTGTGTACGACTCCGGAATAAATACAGAGTGGCTTTCTGTAGAAGAACTTCGTGATTTGGTTTCGAATATGACTATAAAATATTAG
- a CDS encoding RICIN domain-containing protein, translating into MLGAIQKQINRRMESVVNRINWGTEWTSRVFEAFQKSSSGISSQSASLGDVKKPFHSMISMLLSIVLVSGLLPIFPHNQAFANDVADNVADTTAQTVQKNDGKVIIVYENEALALDEPVSVEGILPLSVDEGEFASEGEGNESEVTPGSSQNAETTLQDMGVVEQEEIAPVTEEQGAVAVAQLSDGITTEEAIQQLEETPGIAYVQPNYSYSLLTTTISDPYCVTSRDASTDNQQYLFDSKIIDAWDYAKVEGSVTVAVIDTGCNLNHPDLQGTIDAANAYDVTSGMPLGQSGVANGGDANGHGTLVSGVIAAQANNGQGIAGASYNANILPIKVFDENNICTSADIIAAYAYLDGLLDAGSVPNLRVINMSLGYYSEGGDEADEALRQSIASMLTEHDVLTVCAGGNGDASGQANTATCYPSDFEECLSVTALDESGANASFSDYNAAKDIGAPGVNILSTDVSGDYSMATGSSMAAPQVASVAALLWAAAPSMPSSQVMETLKSTASEVTGNVHEESGSAGALNAQAAVAQVLGIAIEGDQAQEGNGESEETDDNNPAGSAPDAEFEEPTNDKAEPSSQQQELRENSWRYKDGERIYSNEGANTASEISLFSIITNPNGFKVRDWFDQFSSGYYTGTDAYKGIDVSEHNGTVDWAKVKSSGVQYAIIRCGYGNNESNQDDRQWLNNVRGCLANNIPFGVYIYSYATNTTMATSEAQHVLRLLSQAGLDPASLSYPVYFDMEDGSTIGSNYAAIASTFCSKIEAAGYSVGIYANKNWFTNYLTDSCFNKWTKWVAEWNATSGLTYDGLSNFASGNGMWQFSDYGKVPGINARVDLNYTYMLPKGTSVIEDKYTVPSAPYATPVKQGEYLINSALSNSMVADIESASDSNGANLQLYTSNMTAAQRFKISPDRNGFYSITNLKSGKALGLKKYFTGQYGANVAQYDIDSSDNSQKWIIVENPDGSMIVKSAINPAYVLDVAAANTANGTNIQLYISNGSNAQKWNFISTNISVSGSKTINDGLYVIGLSAKQSVVFDIAAGSLQSGANLQAHASNRSSAQKFYFVYDGSGFYTITNLKSGMALEAVDGNLVNGTNVRQAAPTKSDAQKWAVSKNGDGTYTFTCKASGLAIDVARGSTANGTNIQTHVSNSSAAQKFVVTSAVEKRTITDGEYLISSALKGSSVCDISRGSIFSGANLQLHESNMTDAQKFKLQYDSQTGFYIITNTKSGKVLDIESAKVANSTNVRQYDSNNTLAQRWIVSKNSDGTLTIASAINPAYVLDVAAANTANGTNIQLYISNGTKAQEWNFVSWL; encoded by the coding sequence ATGCTTGGAGCAATCCAAAAGCAGATAAATCGTCGAATGGAGAGCGTTGTGAACCGTATAAATTGGGGGACTGAATGGACCTCCCGTGTTTTTGAAGCATTTCAAAAGAGTTCTTCCGGGATTTCATCTCAAAGCGCTTCTTTAGGCGATGTAAAAAAGCCGTTCCACTCCATGATAAGCATGCTGCTTTCGATCGTGCTTGTTTCGGGGCTTCTTCCCATTTTTCCTCATAATCAAGCTTTTGCGAACGATGTCGCCGACAACGTTGCAGATACAACGGCTCAAACTGTTCAAAAAAATGATGGCAAAGTAATTATTGTTTACGAGAACGAAGCGCTTGCTCTTGATGAGCCCGTTTCCGTCGAGGGGATACTTCCTCTAAGCGTCGACGAAGGTGAATTCGCCTCTGAAGGAGAGGGAAATGAATCAGAAGTTACGCCCGGCAGCTCCCAAAATGCAGAAACAACATTGCAGGATATGGGTGTCGTTGAGCAGGAAGAAATCGCGCCCGTAACTGAGGAGCAAGGTGCGGTTGCTGTAGCTCAGCTTTCTGATGGCATAACTACCGAAGAGGCAATTCAGCAGCTCGAAGAAACGCCCGGTATCGCATATGTTCAACCGAATTACTCCTATTCGCTTTTAACTACAACAATTTCAGATCCTTATTGTGTTACAAGTAGAGATGCGTCGACAGACAACCAGCAATATCTGTTCGACAGTAAAATCATTGATGCATGGGACTACGCAAAAGTTGAAGGATCGGTTACGGTTGCCGTAATTGATACAGGTTGCAATTTAAATCACCCGGATTTGCAGGGAACCATAGATGCAGCGAATGCATATGATGTTACGTCCGGCATGCCACTGGGGCAAAGTGGTGTTGCAAATGGGGGGGACGCAAATGGGCATGGTACGCTTGTTAGCGGCGTCATAGCGGCACAGGCTAATAACGGCCAGGGTATTGCAGGTGCGTCCTACAATGCCAACATTCTTCCTATTAAGGTGTTTGACGAAAATAATATATGCACCTCGGCAGACATTATTGCTGCGTATGCATATCTCGATGGGTTGTTGGACGCTGGCAGTGTTCCAAATTTGCGTGTCATAAACATGAGTCTTGGTTACTATTCCGAAGGCGGCGACGAGGCTGATGAAGCTCTACGTCAGTCAATTGCAAGTATGCTTACCGAACATGATGTGCTCACGGTATGTGCTGGTGGCAACGGAGACGCGTCTGGCCAGGCGAACACTGCGACATGCTATCCATCTGACTTTGAGGAATGCCTTTCCGTCACAGCGCTCGACGAGTCCGGTGCAAATGCTTCGTTTTCGGACTATAATGCCGCAAAAGATATAGGGGCACCAGGGGTAAATATCCTCTCAACTGACGTAAGTGGCGATTATTCCATGGCAACAGGAAGTTCGATGGCAGCTCCGCAGGTTGCCTCTGTTGCTGCTTTGCTGTGGGCTGCGGCGCCGTCGATGCCTTCTTCTCAAGTGATGGAAACTCTTAAGTCGACGGCATCGGAAGTAACTGGCAATGTTCATGAAGAAAGCGGTAGCGCGGGTGCTCTAAATGCTCAAGCGGCCGTCGCGCAGGTTTTAGGGATTGCGATTGAAGGTGACCAGGCACAAGAAGGCAACGGAGAATCGGAGGAAACGGACGATAATAATCCGGCGGGAAGCGCTCCGGATGCCGAGTTTGAGGAACCGACAAACGACAAGGCAGAGCCGTCTTCGCAACAGCAAGAGCTTCGCGAAAATAGCTGGCGCTATAAAGACGGTGAGAGAATTTATAGCAACGAGGGTGCTAATACAGCAAGTGAAATCTCGCTCTTCTCCATCATTACAAATCCAAATGGCTTTAAGGTGCGAGATTGGTTTGATCAGTTTTCAAGCGGATACTACACAGGAACTGATGCATATAAGGGCATTGATGTAAGTGAGCACAACGGTACTGTCGACTGGGCTAAAGTGAAATCGTCGGGAGTTCAGTATGCCATCATACGCTGCGGGTATGGAAATAACGAATCTAATCAAGATGATCGTCAATGGTTAAATAATGTGAGGGGCTGCTTGGCGAACAATATTCCTTTTGGTGTTTATATTTATTCGTATGCTACTAATACAACAATGGCAACAAGCGAAGCCCAGCATGTTTTAAGACTATTGTCCCAAGCAGGGCTTGACCCGGCATCCCTTTCATACCCCGTTTACTTCGATATGGAAGATGGATCAACTATTGGATCGAATTATGCGGCAATTGCTAGCACCTTTTGCTCGAAGATTGAGGCCGCAGGTTATTCTGTTGGTATCTATGCAAACAAAAACTGGTTTACTAATTATTTAACTGATTCATGTTTTAATAAGTGGACAAAATGGGTTGCAGAGTGGAATGCTACCTCGGGATTAACGTATGATGGACTTTCAAATTTTGCGTCAGGAAATGGTATGTGGCAGTTTTCTGACTACGGGAAGGTTCCAGGAATCAACGCAAGGGTAGATTTGAATTACACTTATATGCTCCCTAAGGGAACTTCAGTTATCGAGGATAAGTACACGGTTCCTTCAGCACCTTATGCTACTCCAGTAAAACAAGGTGAATACTTAATCAACTCAGCTTTGTCTAATAGTATGGTTGCCGATATCGAGAGCGCCTCCGACTCAAATGGGGCGAATCTCCAGCTCTACACTTCAAACATGACGGCAGCGCAACGATTTAAAATTTCCCCAGACAGAAACGGTTTCTATAGCATTACTAATTTAAAGAGTGGAAAAGCGCTAGGGTTGAAAAAATATTTCACAGGGCAATATGGAGCTAATGTCGCCCAATATGACATCGACTCGTCCGATAACTCACAGAAGTGGATTATCGTAGAGAATCCAGACGGATCAATGATTGTTAAGTCGGCCATTAACCCCGCCTACGTCCTCGACGTAGCTGCCGCAAACACCGCAAATGGCACCAATATTCAACTTTATATATCCAATGGGAGTAATGCTCAGAAATGGAATTTCATTTCGACAAATATCTCTGTTAGCGGAAGCAAAACTATAAACGATGGCCTATATGTTATTGGTTTAAGCGCCAAACAATCAGTTGTTTTTGACATTGCTGCGGGTTCTTTGCAAAGTGGTGCAAATTTGCAGGCGCATGCCTCAAATCGTTCCTCTGCGCAAAAGTTCTATTTTGTCTATGACGGAAGCGGTTTTTACACTATAACCAACCTCAAAAGCGGAATGGCCCTTGAGGCGGTGGACGGCAATCTTGTAAACGGCACCAATGTACGTCAGGCAGCACCAACCAAGTCCGATGCTCAGAAGTGGGCTGTGTCAAAAAATGGCGACGGAACATATACATTCACATGCAAGGCAAGCGGCTTGGCGATTGATGTCGCAAGGGGCTCAACAGCCAATGGTACCAATATACAGACGCATGTTTCAAACTCTTCAGCGGCGCAAAAATTTGTAGTAACTTCAGCTGTTGAGAAGCGAACAATAACCGACGGAGAGTACTTAATCTCATCGGCTTTGAAGGGCTCATCTGTCTGTGATATTTCGCGGGGTTCAATATTTAGCGGCGCCAATTTGCAGCTTCACGAATCGAACATGACCGATGCCCAGAAATTCAAGCTCCAATATGATTCACAAACAGGTTTTTACATCATCACCAATACGAAGTCGGGCAAGGTGCTTGATATAGAAAGCGCAAAGGTCGCAAACAGTACAAACGTAAGGCAGTATGATTCGAACAATACTCTTGCCCAGCGGTGGATTGTATCCAAAAATTCAGATGGTACTCTCACAATTGCTTCGGCCATTAACCCCGCCTACGTCCTCGACGTAGCTGCCGCAAACACCGCAAATGGCACCAATATTCAACTTTATATATCCAATGGAACAAAAGCCCAAGAATGGAATTTCGTAAGCTGGTTATAG
- the pseF gene encoding pseudaminic acid cytidylyltransferase encodes MTKAICIIPARGGSKRIPHKNIKEFCGKPIIAYSIEAALKSDLFDRVMTSTDDEKIASIARRYGADVPFMRSAETSNDYATTADVLKEVLNNYACLDKSFDTICCLYPTAPFVRIDELLEAANMIEAGATSVIPVTSFDFPPLRGFMTRIDGTLTYAFPEYASVRSQDLPEMVHDCGRFYFAKAKAFEESGSFITKTTQALYIPPKFVQDIDTLEDWEVAEQKYIATTQQGEK; translated from the coding sequence GTGACCAAAGCGATCTGTATCATTCCAGCGCGAGGTGGATCAAAGCGGATCCCGCATAAAAACATTAAAGAGTTTTGCGGGAAGCCCATCATTGCATACTCAATCGAAGCCGCTCTCAAAAGCGACCTGTTTGACAGAGTGATGACTTCGACAGATGATGAGAAAATAGCTTCTATAGCTAGGCGCTATGGTGCAGATGTTCCTTTTATGCGCAGTGCCGAGACGAGTAATGATTATGCCACTACGGCTGATGTACTCAAAGAGGTGCTTAATAACTACGCCTGTTTGGATAAGTCATTTGATACTATATGTTGTCTTTACCCAACAGCGCCATTCGTCAGAATAGATGAACTACTCGAGGCGGCAAACATGATTGAGGCGGGGGCCACATCCGTCATTCCCGTTACTTCATTCGACTTTCCGCCACTGCGTGGTTTCATGACAAGAATTGACGGCACGCTGACCTATGCATTTCCGGAATACGCTTCTGTTCGTAGCCAAGATCTCCCTGAAATGGTTCATGATTGCGGACGGTTTTATTTCGCAAAGGCGAAAGCATTCGAAGAGAGTGGAAGTTTCATTACAAAGACTACTCAGGCGCTATATATTCCGCCCAAATTTGTTCAGGACATTGACACACTTGAAGACTGGGAAGTTGCCGAGCAAAAATACATAGCCACAACCCAACAGGGAGAAAAATGA
- the pseC gene encoding UDP-4-amino-4,6-dideoxy-N-acetyl-beta-L-altrosamine transaminase, whose amino-acid sequence MDALAIDGGKPVSGHLIGYGHQDISDRDIQAVVKTLRSDYLTCGPATEAFEAGLRLATGAKFVAAVANGTAALHVACLAAGIGSGDEVIVSSITFAASANCVLYCGGIPVFADIDPYTWNISSKSIREKITSKTRAIVAVDFGGVHVDSEEIRKICDEHNLIFIEDAAHAIGTSHGGRQVGSIADITTFSFHPVKTITTGEGGAVATNDPVLAARVELFAKHGITRDASLFHNPDEGGWYYEQLELGYNYRMSDIQAALGLSQLERLDDFSARRREIVSIYNSEFSKIPEVSFQKDTTPEETTRHLYVLRFDVESLGVNRKYVFDALRAENIGVNVHYLPVYRLPYYAFLGYNSDCCIEANHYYEEAVTLPLHCCLTNEEVEHVIGGVKKVVEHCKDGGRRISR is encoded by the coding sequence GTGGACGCACTTGCTATCGATGGTGGCAAGCCGGTTAGTGGTCACTTAATTGGCTATGGACATCAAGACATATCTGATCGGGACATACAGGCGGTCGTAAAAACCCTCAGAAGTGACTATCTTACTTGCGGTCCTGCTACTGAAGCGTTTGAAGCGGGTCTTAGGCTTGCTACTGGCGCTAAGTTTGTTGCCGCAGTTGCGAATGGCACGGCGGCATTGCACGTTGCTTGTCTTGCTGCTGGAATTGGATCTGGCGATGAAGTTATAGTTTCCTCAATAACGTTTGCTGCTTCTGCAAATTGTGTTTTATATTGTGGCGGGATTCCAGTGTTCGCGGATATAGATCCTTATACATGGAATATTAGTTCAAAATCTATTCGCGAGAAGATTACTAGCAAAACAAGAGCGATTGTTGCAGTTGATTTTGGTGGAGTGCATGTTGATTCCGAGGAAATTAGAAAAATATGTGACGAGCACAACTTAATATTTATTGAAGATGCTGCCCATGCCATAGGTACGAGTCATGGTGGTAGACAAGTTGGTTCAATCGCAGACATAACTACATTTAGCTTCCATCCTGTAAAGACTATTACTACTGGTGAAGGTGGTGCTGTAGCAACCAACGATCCAGTTTTGGCGGCGCGAGTAGAACTATTTGCTAAGCACGGTATTACGCGTGATGCAAGTCTCTTTCATAATCCTGATGAGGGTGGTTGGTATTATGAGCAGTTAGAACTTGGTTACAATTATCGAATGAGCGACATACAGGCAGCTCTTGGTTTAAGCCAATTAGAAAGATTGGATGACTTTTCTGCTCGAAGGAGAGAAATAGTTTCTATATACAATAGTGAGTTTTCTAAAATTCCGGAAGTTTCTTTTCAAAAAGATACTACACCTGAGGAGACGACGCGTCATTTATATGTTCTTCGTTTTGATGTTGAAAGTCTTGGTGTAAATCGAAAATATGTATTTGATGCCTTACGTGCAGAAAATATTGGCGTTAACGTTCACTATCTTCCTGTGTATCGATTACCGTATTATGCTTTTCTAGGTTACAATTCCGATTGTTGTATCGAAGCCAACCACTATTATGAAGAAGCTGTAACTCTGCCGCTGCACTGTTGCTTAACGAACGAAGAAGTTGAGCATGTGATAGGCGGCGTAAAAAAAGTAGTTGAGCATTGTAAAGATGGCGGAAGAAGAATATCAAGATGA